From Thunnus maccoyii chromosome 21, fThuMac1.1, whole genome shotgun sequence, the proteins below share one genomic window:
- the zfhx2 gene encoding zinc finger homeobox protein 4 isoform X1, which yields MTDCAVLGCRPDPRASIHYLPKNPVLKQKWLDFIYRHRLSRPSNPVGIRICGSHFTNDCFVNFFQRSMGFAKKLILKADAVPSIYPGYPTWFQHGAAALCLQRADVACQCNSVVVHEIGLQCNLPVIRTRTVGTQLSDRRLIYRRKLGVQIKLLTAGAAVGTEETTLAEQYVGGLISTYERPPPSPPPDWSQPEIEDDDQCVTVEESGEKVSSESNGAAEWLCPLCQKGQPDRSSLSLHLTEQHSVLPTCVDRLLDIAVLKQSASGAKEDKGALKSSDAVLSQLKPAEDVSSDPCQSSESSDATQTLGDKEMEEERIKEQEGGEAEPQPEEEGNQLTGAKQQNTAENTEIPDASEKSVGKNGVPAANNTRLFKCNACLETFPSRTALSVHYNSASHIQRMTTGSAKQGGESDPQTPSVPVLSRPYISNKPYQCAICRVSYNHAITLESHMKSVLHQTRSRNAGIVANAANSAVATGGLGGSVTSASNTIVSTSGNGTSQLVTTTNCAAPGTLMVTTTKDGEQIQTTQVAPSLLTSPVASAQAVSAFLTLLTSSPNTLSHSLLPSLFAAGAAPGAAAPQLVPQPQMVMPLILNGLQAQTQQHPENQQGQLLTQCVPFVGLSTAQQALLTQRLNSLQNQWPSAGIPTNIQPCVEEQKQSINSEREQEKQDSDGAVEEKVSDQVKDKVKWTTVNIKTEKVEEEDSREFAQGLNIESKVKSESNEDNGKAHRDGTTDGDSSSNQMDLEGDKAVSLTLSPAGPEKNLQNNNLSPSASMPSNSSLSPLNLNLTLSPDSTPQKSQSGTSPCGSLGTPKSSPSTNALTNNQTRPHCNTMASIYPDLPVLSEFQSEVLWAFFESRSEADAASPPREDCEALGREVGLSEEEVRRWLRQARHAKQRQRATELQHLQGVAGFTRNAQSSDNDFDDEESSLIIAEGEDDAEASGSQAIDLSSTRGKRRQRDFGREGQGDSCLTSDSENEVYTSVIVSDEESQNESLREGPESPAKDETQREVHGDKGSVGGKVLRSTTVFLSDAEDEYEDEEGGGGQRSKRKKRKGEFECDEVEVKKERQDPDVDLELEAQGDPPSSQSHSMDQIPSGALHTLPLSLASFSTQFLSPYVLSLTPSMVGDGSKVPVFPNPPTITRFSSSLLSQSLSSHNQTSHYLSNGGDCESALDLSMGKNNSKSASSSSSLADKIAAQKGQLLDGLGLRPTSKGLVVVQVKPESVTAMSSSNTSTSLVNCNNLTKSSIYMRANATLLEREREKEKEKEREQEQQQRKSKGKRYRDMRRSRTIIQAEQLDILYGCYFKDPNPGKHEFEQISEWVHLPKKVVQIWFQNMRARERKGEVRFISDGTLAAVGKPLIKFTWPLSKPIFSNKPAGNNTGCITTTPIVRTLMKTEREPVKELGKPAVVKKITPVPIKPKEFVSSTTVSPVSSSASAVPKTKLETTSNVTMVKVAPKVNPPVLLPPPKDPIPIAPRPSQKRKLDDESEEEKTDEEKDHENEMGPGPWTTNRMVPKLPSTPINNRPPATTVVSQKQNGLNYWTPKVPIKINTLSREQLALPTHTTPRTIPPPPTPSIAPVSPNTPSSAKVASPSTPVVAKSSPTESSFLTHSSSRRPRTHLSCLQLSILQSCYETCAHPNAMECEAIGTELNLPLKVVQIWFQNTRAKEKRWRLQQEKMSPLSGGKVDMSSGSYLQYNALKANRPILPKPVQLTVTDPPASPMAGQSVPKETLTGRCDACNISFESRAAARAHVFSPRHLATLRTTNFGQPTTLVNKNGTGNGGPGSAVPSSQVSHSTQVTSSGAGSGGEMVIESPPPTATSNS from the exons ATGACAGACTGTGCTGTTTTGGGATGCAGACCAGATCCGAGAGCTTCCATTCACTATTTACCAAAGAACCCTGTGCTGAAACAGAAATGGCTGGATTTTATTTACAGACACCGCTTGAGCAGACCGTCAAATCCTGTGGGAATCCGCATCTGCGGCTCACATTTTACTAACGACTGTTTCGTGAATTTCTTTCAAAGGTCGATGGGTTTTGCCAAGAAGTTGATTCTGAAAGCTGACGCAGTGCCATCCATTTATCCAGGGTACCCAACATGGTTTCAGCAT GGGGCAGCTGCATTATGTTTACAAAGAGCAGATGTGGCCTGTCAGTGCAACTCAGTGGTCGTGCATGAAATTGGCCTCCAGTGCAATCTTCCTGTGATCAGGACGAGGACTGTGGGGACCCAGCTGTCAGACCGGAGACTGATATACAGGAGAAAGCTGG GTGTCCAGATTAAGCTACTCACAGCAGGTGCTGCCGTTGGTACAGAAGAAACTACACTAGCAGAACAATATGTTGGAGGTTTGATTTCAACCTATGAGAgacctcctccatctcctcctcctgattGGTCACAGCCTGAAATTGAAGATGACGATCAATGCGTGACTGTG gagGAGTCTGGAGAGAAGGTGAGCAGTGAAAGCAATGGAGCAGCAGAGTGGCTGTGCCCCCTGTGCCAAAAAGGGCAACCAGACAGATCCTCCCTGTCTCTACATCTCACTGAGCAACACAGCGTACTTCCAACTTGTGTCGACAGACTGCTGGACATT GCTGTTCTAAAACAGAGTGCCAGTGGAGCGAAAGAGGACAAAGGTGCTCTAAAGTCTTCAG ATGCTGTATTGTCACAACTGAAGCCCGCTGAAGACGTCAGTTCAGACCCCTGCCAATCTAGTGAGAGTTCAGACGCTACCCAGACGCTCGGAGAcaaagagatggaggaagagagaataAAGGAACAGGAGGGAGGTGAAGCTGAGCCACAGCCAGAAGAGGAGGGAAATCAACTCACAGGAGCCAAACAGcaaaatacagctgaaaatacagaaatccCAGACGCTAGTGAAAAGTCAGTTGGTAAAAATGGTGTGCCAGCTGCAAATAACACCCGGTTGTTCAAATGCAATGCTTGCCTGGAAACCTTTCCCAGCAGAACTGCCTTGAGCGTTCATTACAACTCTGCATCCCACATTCAGAGGATGACAACAGGCTCTGCAAAACAAGGTGGGGAAAGTGATCCCCAAACTCCTTCAGTACCTGTCCTGTCTCGGCCATATATATCAAACAAACCCTACCAGTGTGCTATTTGTCGAGTCTCTTACAATCATGCCATCACCCTTGAGAGCCATATGAAATCCGTCTTGCACCAGACCCGCAGCAGAAATGCTGGCATTGTTGCAAATGCTGCAAACAGTGCAGTGGCCACTGGTGGTTTGGGAGGCAGTGTCACCAGTGCTTCAAACACTATAGTGAGCACATCTGGAAATGGAACCAGCCAGTTAGTTACCACCACCAACTGTGCAGCTCCTGGAACCTTGATGGTGACTACTACAAAAGATGGAGAGCAGATCCAAACAACACAAGtcgctccctccctcctcacctcCCCTGTGGCCTCAGCTCAGGCAGTTTCAGCCTTTCTCACCCTCCTTACATCTAGTCccaacacactctcacactccctcctcccctccttgtTTGCAGCTGGTGCTGCTCCTGGTGCCGCCGCACCTCAGCTTGTGCCTCAGCCTCAGATGGTCATGCCCTTGATCTTGAATGGGCTCCAAGCCCAAACCCAGCAGCACCCAGAAAACCAGCAAGGCCAGCTCCTTACCCAGTGTGTGCCATTCGTAGGTCTCAGCACAGCCCAGCAAGCCCTCCTAACCCAAAGACTTAACAGCTTACAGAACCAGTGGCCCTCTGCAGGAATTCCAACAAACATACAGCCCTGTGTGgaagagcaaaaacagagtataaacagtgagagagaacaagagaagCAGGACAGCGATGGGGCAGTTGAAGAGAAGGTCTCAGATCAGGTCAAGGACAAGGTTAAGTGGACTACAGTGAACATTAAAACTGAGAAAGTTGAGGAAGAGGACAGTAGAGAATTTGCACAAGGTCTTAATATAGAAAGCAAAGTGAAGAGTGAGAGTAATGAAGACAATGGGAAGGCACATAGAGATGGCACAACAGATGGAGACAGCTCGTCTAATCAGATGGACCTGGAAGGTGATAAAGCAGTTAGCCTGACTCTCTCCCCAGCGGGCCCAGAGAAGAACCTCCAAAATAACAACCTCTCGCCTTCTGCATCTATGCCCAGCAACTCAAGCCTCAGTCCTTTAAATTTAAACCTTACACTTAGCCCTGATTCTACTCCTCAAAAATCACAATCTGGCACTAGCCCATGTGGTTCTCTTGGCACCCCAAAATCCAGCCCGAGTACAAATGCCTTAACAAACAATCAAACTCGGCCCCATTGTAATACAATGGCATCCATTTATCCAGACCTTCCAGTGCTGTCAGAGTTTCAGTCAGAGGTTCTTTGGGCGTTCTTCGAGTCACGAAGTGAGGCTGATGCTGCAAGTCCTCCCCGTGAGGACTGTGAGGCGCTTGGCAGAGAGGTAGGACTTTCTGAGGAAGAGGTGCGTAGGTGGCTGAGGCAGGCCCGACATGCCAAACAAAGACAGAGGGCAACAGAGTTGCAACACCTGCAAGGCGTGGCAGGATTCACAAGAAATGCTCAAAGTTCTGACAATGACTTTGATGACGAAGAAAGCTCACTGATTATAGCAGAAGGTGAAGATGACGCTGAAGCTTCAGGTAGTCAAGCAATCGATCTGTCTAGTACAAGAGGGAAACGCAGACAGAGAGATTTTGGAAGGGAGGGTCAGGGAGATTCCTGTCTGACCTCTGACTCAGAAAATGAGGTCTACACCTCTGTCATTGTGTCAGATGAGGAAAGTCAGAATGAGTCTTTGAGGGAAGGTCCTGAGAGCCCTGCTAAAGATGAAACACAGCGGGAGGTCCATGGTGACAAGGGGTCAGTTGGAGGAAAGGTCTTGCGCTCCACAACTGTGTTTCTCTCCGATGCGGAGGATGAGTATGAagatgaggagggaggagggggtcaGAGGTccaagagaaaaaagagaaagggggAGTTTGAGTGTGATGAGGTGGAAGTGAAGAAGGAGAGACAAGACCCAGATGTGGATCTTGAGTTGGAGGCCCAAGGGGATCCTCCAAGTTCACAGTCCCACTCCATGGACCAGATTCCAAGTGGTGCTCTCCACACACTTCCTCTGTCTCTTGCTTCCTTTTCTACTCAATTCCTTAGCCCCTATGTCCTCTCTCTTACTCCATCAATGGTTGGAGATGGGAGCAAAGTACCTGTCTTTCCTAACCCACCTACCATCACACGCTTCTCCAGCTCTCTTCTCTCACAGTCTCTCTCTTCCCACAACCAAACTTCTCACTACTTGTCCAATGGTGGTGACTGTGAGTCTGCTCTGGATCTCAGCATGGGGAAAAACAATTCAAAATCTGCTTCTTCCTCATCATCTCTTGCTGATAAAATTGCAGCACAGAAGGGACAGTTGCTGGATGGGCTTGGCCTAAGGCCCACATCCAAAGGTCTGGTTGTTGTCCAGGTTAAACCTGAATCTGTTACTGCCATGTCCTCTTCCAATACCAGTACGAGTCTGGTCAACTGCAATAACTTGACAAAGTCTAGTATTTACATGAGGGCAAATGCCACACTATTAGAAAGGGAgcgagaaaaggagaaagagaaggagagagagcaggagcagcagcagaggaagtcCAAAGGAAAAAGGTATCGGGATATGCGGCGTTCAAGGACCATCATTCAAGCTGAACAACTTGATATACTGTATGGCTGCTATTTCAAAGACCCAAACCCTGGGAAACATGAGTTTGAACAGATTTCAGAATGGGTTCACCTTCCAAAGAAGGTTGTTCAGATTTGGTTCCAGAACATGAGGGCAAGGGAACGCAAGGGTGAAGTCCGATTCATCAGTGACGGGACCCTGGCAGCAGTTGGCAAACCCCTCATCAAATTTACCTGGCCTCTTTCCAAACCAATATTTTCCAACAAGCCTGCTGGAAACAATACTGGATGCATCACAACTACTCCAATTGTGCGCACCCTCATGAAGACAGAGCGAGAGCCTGTAAAGGAGCTGGGAAAACCAGCTGTGGTGAAAAAAATAACCCCAGTTCCTATCAAGCCTAAGGAGTTTGTTTCCTCTACCACAGTCTCTCCTGTGAGCAGCAGTGCCTCTGCAGTGCCAAAGACCAAGCTCGAAACCACCAGCAATGTCACTATGGTCAAAGTTGCACCCAAAGTCAACCCCCCTGTCCTTTTACCACCACCCAAGGATCCCATCCCCATTGCCCCACGACCGTCCCAGAAGCGAAAGCTAGACGACGAGAGCGAGGAGGAAAAGACTGATGAAGAGAAAGACCATGAGAATGAGATGGGTCCGGGGCCATGGACCACTAACCGCATGGTGCCCAAGCTGCCCTCAACACCCATCAACAACAGGCCTCCTGCCACAACAGTGGTGTCACAAAAACAGAATGGGCTTAACTACTGGACCCCTAAAGTCCCTATTAAGATCAACACCCTATCAAGAGAACAACTGGCTCTTCCCACACACACGACTCCTCGTAccatcccccctcctcccaccccCAGTATTGCACCAGTCAGCCCGAATACCCCTAGTTCTGCCAAAGTGGCCAGCCCATCTACCCCGGTTGTAGCTAAATCAAGTCCAACAGAAAGCAGCTTTCTGACCCATTCATCCAGCCGCAGGCCACGCACACACTTGTCCTGCCTACAACTGTCCATTCTGCAATCCTGTTATGAGACCTGTGCCCACCCTAATGCCATGGAGTGTGAGGCCATCGGCACTGAGCTCAACCTGCCACTCAAGGTGGTGCAGATCTGGTTCCAAAACACCAGAGCCAAGGAGAAGCGCTGGAGGCTGCAGCAAGAGAAAATG
- the zfhx2 gene encoding zinc finger homeobox protein 4 isoform X2 yields MGFAKKLILKADAVPSIYPGYPTWFQHGAAALCLQRADVACQCNSVVVHEIGLQCNLPVIRTRTVGTQLSDRRLIYRRKLGVQIKLLTAGAAVGTEETTLAEQYVGGLISTYERPPPSPPPDWSQPEIEDDDQCVTVEESGEKVSSESNGAAEWLCPLCQKGQPDRSSLSLHLTEQHSVLPTCVDRLLDIAVLKQSASGAKEDKGALKSSDAVLSQLKPAEDVSSDPCQSSESSDATQTLGDKEMEEERIKEQEGGEAEPQPEEEGNQLTGAKQQNTAENTEIPDASEKSVGKNGVPAANNTRLFKCNACLETFPSRTALSVHYNSASHIQRMTTGSAKQGGESDPQTPSVPVLSRPYISNKPYQCAICRVSYNHAITLESHMKSVLHQTRSRNAGIVANAANSAVATGGLGGSVTSASNTIVSTSGNGTSQLVTTTNCAAPGTLMVTTTKDGEQIQTTQVAPSLLTSPVASAQAVSAFLTLLTSSPNTLSHSLLPSLFAAGAAPGAAAPQLVPQPQMVMPLILNGLQAQTQQHPENQQGQLLTQCVPFVGLSTAQQALLTQRLNSLQNQWPSAGIPTNIQPCVEEQKQSINSEREQEKQDSDGAVEEKVSDQVKDKVKWTTVNIKTEKVEEEDSREFAQGLNIESKVKSESNEDNGKAHRDGTTDGDSSSNQMDLEGDKAVSLTLSPAGPEKNLQNNNLSPSASMPSNSSLSPLNLNLTLSPDSTPQKSQSGTSPCGSLGTPKSSPSTNALTNNQTRPHCNTMASIYPDLPVLSEFQSEVLWAFFESRSEADAASPPREDCEALGREVGLSEEEVRRWLRQARHAKQRQRATELQHLQGVAGFTRNAQSSDNDFDDEESSLIIAEGEDDAEASGSQAIDLSSTRGKRRQRDFGREGQGDSCLTSDSENEVYTSVIVSDEESQNESLREGPESPAKDETQREVHGDKGSVGGKVLRSTTVFLSDAEDEYEDEEGGGGQRSKRKKRKGEFECDEVEVKKERQDPDVDLELEAQGDPPSSQSHSMDQIPSGALHTLPLSLASFSTQFLSPYVLSLTPSMVGDGSKVPVFPNPPTITRFSSSLLSQSLSSHNQTSHYLSNGGDCESALDLSMGKNNSKSASSSSSLADKIAAQKGQLLDGLGLRPTSKGLVVVQVKPESVTAMSSSNTSTSLVNCNNLTKSSIYMRANATLLEREREKEKEKEREQEQQQRKSKGKRYRDMRRSRTIIQAEQLDILYGCYFKDPNPGKHEFEQISEWVHLPKKVVQIWFQNMRARERKGEVRFISDGTLAAVGKPLIKFTWPLSKPIFSNKPAGNNTGCITTTPIVRTLMKTEREPVKELGKPAVVKKITPVPIKPKEFVSSTTVSPVSSSASAVPKTKLETTSNVTMVKVAPKVNPPVLLPPPKDPIPIAPRPSQKRKLDDESEEEKTDEEKDHENEMGPGPWTTNRMVPKLPSTPINNRPPATTVVSQKQNGLNYWTPKVPIKINTLSREQLALPTHTTPRTIPPPPTPSIAPVSPNTPSSAKVASPSTPVVAKSSPTESSFLTHSSSRRPRTHLSCLQLSILQSCYETCAHPNAMECEAIGTELNLPLKVVQIWFQNTRAKEKRWRLQQEKMSPLSGGKVDMSSGSYLQYNALKANRPILPKPVQLTVTDPPASPMAGQSVPKETLTGRCDACNISFESRAAARAHVFSPRHLATLRTTNFGQPTTLVNKNGTGNGGPGSAVPSSQVSHSTQVTSSGAGSGGEMVIESPPPTATSNS; encoded by the exons ATGGGTTTTGCCAAGAAGTTGATTCTGAAAGCTGACGCAGTGCCATCCATTTATCCAGGGTACCCAACATGGTTTCAGCAT GGGGCAGCTGCATTATGTTTACAAAGAGCAGATGTGGCCTGTCAGTGCAACTCAGTGGTCGTGCATGAAATTGGCCTCCAGTGCAATCTTCCTGTGATCAGGACGAGGACTGTGGGGACCCAGCTGTCAGACCGGAGACTGATATACAGGAGAAAGCTGG GTGTCCAGATTAAGCTACTCACAGCAGGTGCTGCCGTTGGTACAGAAGAAACTACACTAGCAGAACAATATGTTGGAGGTTTGATTTCAACCTATGAGAgacctcctccatctcctcctcctgattGGTCACAGCCTGAAATTGAAGATGACGATCAATGCGTGACTGTG gagGAGTCTGGAGAGAAGGTGAGCAGTGAAAGCAATGGAGCAGCAGAGTGGCTGTGCCCCCTGTGCCAAAAAGGGCAACCAGACAGATCCTCCCTGTCTCTACATCTCACTGAGCAACACAGCGTACTTCCAACTTGTGTCGACAGACTGCTGGACATT GCTGTTCTAAAACAGAGTGCCAGTGGAGCGAAAGAGGACAAAGGTGCTCTAAAGTCTTCAG ATGCTGTATTGTCACAACTGAAGCCCGCTGAAGACGTCAGTTCAGACCCCTGCCAATCTAGTGAGAGTTCAGACGCTACCCAGACGCTCGGAGAcaaagagatggaggaagagagaataAAGGAACAGGAGGGAGGTGAAGCTGAGCCACAGCCAGAAGAGGAGGGAAATCAACTCACAGGAGCCAAACAGcaaaatacagctgaaaatacagaaatccCAGACGCTAGTGAAAAGTCAGTTGGTAAAAATGGTGTGCCAGCTGCAAATAACACCCGGTTGTTCAAATGCAATGCTTGCCTGGAAACCTTTCCCAGCAGAACTGCCTTGAGCGTTCATTACAACTCTGCATCCCACATTCAGAGGATGACAACAGGCTCTGCAAAACAAGGTGGGGAAAGTGATCCCCAAACTCCTTCAGTACCTGTCCTGTCTCGGCCATATATATCAAACAAACCCTACCAGTGTGCTATTTGTCGAGTCTCTTACAATCATGCCATCACCCTTGAGAGCCATATGAAATCCGTCTTGCACCAGACCCGCAGCAGAAATGCTGGCATTGTTGCAAATGCTGCAAACAGTGCAGTGGCCACTGGTGGTTTGGGAGGCAGTGTCACCAGTGCTTCAAACACTATAGTGAGCACATCTGGAAATGGAACCAGCCAGTTAGTTACCACCACCAACTGTGCAGCTCCTGGAACCTTGATGGTGACTACTACAAAAGATGGAGAGCAGATCCAAACAACACAAGtcgctccctccctcctcacctcCCCTGTGGCCTCAGCTCAGGCAGTTTCAGCCTTTCTCACCCTCCTTACATCTAGTCccaacacactctcacactccctcctcccctccttgtTTGCAGCTGGTGCTGCTCCTGGTGCCGCCGCACCTCAGCTTGTGCCTCAGCCTCAGATGGTCATGCCCTTGATCTTGAATGGGCTCCAAGCCCAAACCCAGCAGCACCCAGAAAACCAGCAAGGCCAGCTCCTTACCCAGTGTGTGCCATTCGTAGGTCTCAGCACAGCCCAGCAAGCCCTCCTAACCCAAAGACTTAACAGCTTACAGAACCAGTGGCCCTCTGCAGGAATTCCAACAAACATACAGCCCTGTGTGgaagagcaaaaacagagtataaacagtgagagagaacaagagaagCAGGACAGCGATGGGGCAGTTGAAGAGAAGGTCTCAGATCAGGTCAAGGACAAGGTTAAGTGGACTACAGTGAACATTAAAACTGAGAAAGTTGAGGAAGAGGACAGTAGAGAATTTGCACAAGGTCTTAATATAGAAAGCAAAGTGAAGAGTGAGAGTAATGAAGACAATGGGAAGGCACATAGAGATGGCACAACAGATGGAGACAGCTCGTCTAATCAGATGGACCTGGAAGGTGATAAAGCAGTTAGCCTGACTCTCTCCCCAGCGGGCCCAGAGAAGAACCTCCAAAATAACAACCTCTCGCCTTCTGCATCTATGCCCAGCAACTCAAGCCTCAGTCCTTTAAATTTAAACCTTACACTTAGCCCTGATTCTACTCCTCAAAAATCACAATCTGGCACTAGCCCATGTGGTTCTCTTGGCACCCCAAAATCCAGCCCGAGTACAAATGCCTTAACAAACAATCAAACTCGGCCCCATTGTAATACAATGGCATCCATTTATCCAGACCTTCCAGTGCTGTCAGAGTTTCAGTCAGAGGTTCTTTGGGCGTTCTTCGAGTCACGAAGTGAGGCTGATGCTGCAAGTCCTCCCCGTGAGGACTGTGAGGCGCTTGGCAGAGAGGTAGGACTTTCTGAGGAAGAGGTGCGTAGGTGGCTGAGGCAGGCCCGACATGCCAAACAAAGACAGAGGGCAACAGAGTTGCAACACCTGCAAGGCGTGGCAGGATTCACAAGAAATGCTCAAAGTTCTGACAATGACTTTGATGACGAAGAAAGCTCACTGATTATAGCAGAAGGTGAAGATGACGCTGAAGCTTCAGGTAGTCAAGCAATCGATCTGTCTAGTACAAGAGGGAAACGCAGACAGAGAGATTTTGGAAGGGAGGGTCAGGGAGATTCCTGTCTGACCTCTGACTCAGAAAATGAGGTCTACACCTCTGTCATTGTGTCAGATGAGGAAAGTCAGAATGAGTCTTTGAGGGAAGGTCCTGAGAGCCCTGCTAAAGATGAAACACAGCGGGAGGTCCATGGTGACAAGGGGTCAGTTGGAGGAAAGGTCTTGCGCTCCACAACTGTGTTTCTCTCCGATGCGGAGGATGAGTATGAagatgaggagggaggagggggtcaGAGGTccaagagaaaaaagagaaagggggAGTTTGAGTGTGATGAGGTGGAAGTGAAGAAGGAGAGACAAGACCCAGATGTGGATCTTGAGTTGGAGGCCCAAGGGGATCCTCCAAGTTCACAGTCCCACTCCATGGACCAGATTCCAAGTGGTGCTCTCCACACACTTCCTCTGTCTCTTGCTTCCTTTTCTACTCAATTCCTTAGCCCCTATGTCCTCTCTCTTACTCCATCAATGGTTGGAGATGGGAGCAAAGTACCTGTCTTTCCTAACCCACCTACCATCACACGCTTCTCCAGCTCTCTTCTCTCACAGTCTCTCTCTTCCCACAACCAAACTTCTCACTACTTGTCCAATGGTGGTGACTGTGAGTCTGCTCTGGATCTCAGCATGGGGAAAAACAATTCAAAATCTGCTTCTTCCTCATCATCTCTTGCTGATAAAATTGCAGCACAGAAGGGACAGTTGCTGGATGGGCTTGGCCTAAGGCCCACATCCAAAGGTCTGGTTGTTGTCCAGGTTAAACCTGAATCTGTTACTGCCATGTCCTCTTCCAATACCAGTACGAGTCTGGTCAACTGCAATAACTTGACAAAGTCTAGTATTTACATGAGGGCAAATGCCACACTATTAGAAAGGGAgcgagaaaaggagaaagagaaggagagagagcaggagcagcagcagaggaagtcCAAAGGAAAAAGGTATCGGGATATGCGGCGTTCAAGGACCATCATTCAAGCTGAACAACTTGATATACTGTATGGCTGCTATTTCAAAGACCCAAACCCTGGGAAACATGAGTTTGAACAGATTTCAGAATGGGTTCACCTTCCAAAGAAGGTTGTTCAGATTTGGTTCCAGAACATGAGGGCAAGGGAACGCAAGGGTGAAGTCCGATTCATCAGTGACGGGACCCTGGCAGCAGTTGGCAAACCCCTCATCAAATTTACCTGGCCTCTTTCCAAACCAATATTTTCCAACAAGCCTGCTGGAAACAATACTGGATGCATCACAACTACTCCAATTGTGCGCACCCTCATGAAGACAGAGCGAGAGCCTGTAAAGGAGCTGGGAAAACCAGCTGTGGTGAAAAAAATAACCCCAGTTCCTATCAAGCCTAAGGAGTTTGTTTCCTCTACCACAGTCTCTCCTGTGAGCAGCAGTGCCTCTGCAGTGCCAAAGACCAAGCTCGAAACCACCAGCAATGTCACTATGGTCAAAGTTGCACCCAAAGTCAACCCCCCTGTCCTTTTACCACCACCCAAGGATCCCATCCCCATTGCCCCACGACCGTCCCAGAAGCGAAAGCTAGACGACGAGAGCGAGGAGGAAAAGACTGATGAAGAGAAAGACCATGAGAATGAGATGGGTCCGGGGCCATGGACCACTAACCGCATGGTGCCCAAGCTGCCCTCAACACCCATCAACAACAGGCCTCCTGCCACAACAGTGGTGTCACAAAAACAGAATGGGCTTAACTACTGGACCCCTAAAGTCCCTATTAAGATCAACACCCTATCAAGAGAACAACTGGCTCTTCCCACACACACGACTCCTCGTAccatcccccctcctcccaccccCAGTATTGCACCAGTCAGCCCGAATACCCCTAGTTCTGCCAAAGTGGCCAGCCCATCTACCCCGGTTGTAGCTAAATCAAGTCCAACAGAAAGCAGCTTTCTGACCCATTCATCCAGCCGCAGGCCACGCACACACTTGTCCTGCCTACAACTGTCCATTCTGCAATCCTGTTATGAGACCTGTGCCCACCCTAATGCCATGGAGTGTGAGGCCATCGGCACTGAGCTCAACCTGCCACTCAAGGTGGTGCAGATCTGGTTCCAAAACACCAGAGCCAAGGAGAAGCGCTGGAGGCTGCAGCAAGAGAAAATG